A genomic region of Mus musculus strain C57BL/6J chromosome 7, GRCm38.p6 C57BL/6J contains the following coding sequences:
- the Olfr303 gene encoding olfactory receptor 303, with protein MDVKNQTAVTEFIFLGFPGSSSLQLPLFMMFLTVYLLSLMGNTLIIFLILVDSTLQTPMYIFLGNLSFLEIWYTTATVPKLLATCVTKVVTIPVAGCITQYYFFFSLGATECILLAVMAYDRHVAVCRPLHYSLLMSVHICLRFSAASWVGGFLAPLLPTILISQLNFCGPQKINHFFCDSDPIFKLSCSDTFLVEALGYTCSSVVILSSFLLTMSSYGNIVVTIIRLSSREARKKTFSTCASHLTVVTIYYGTIIFAYVRPPAKYNFTIGKVVSVFYCVITPLVNPLIYTLRNKDVMKAFQKFLSQKKFLMGKNMHGL; from the coding sequence ATGGATGTAAAAAACCAAACAGCAGTGACCGAGTTTATTTTTCTAGGGTTTCCAGGCTCCTCTTCACTGCAGCTCCCATTGTTTATGATGTTTCTAACTGTGTATTTGCTGTCTCTCATGGGAAACACCCTCATTATTTTCCTTATTCTTGTGGATTCCACATTACAGACACCCATGTATATTTTCTTAGGAAACCTATCGTTCCTGGAGATCTGGTACACTACAGCCACGGTGCCTAAGTTGCTGGCTACATGTGTCACAAAGGTTGTCACCATTCCTGTTGCAGGCTGCATCACTCAGTactatttcttcttctccctgGGAGCCACTGAGTGCATCTTGCTAGCAGTTATGGCTTATGACAGGCATGTGGCTGTATGCCGCCCTCTGCATTACTCACTTCTTATGAGTGTTCACATTTGCCTGAGGTTTTCAGCTGCATCATGGGTTGGAGGCTTCCTTGCCCCTCTTCTACCTACCATACTTATCTCTCAGCTAAACTTCTGTGGCCCGCAGAAAATCAACCATTTTTTTTGTGACTCTGACCCCATCTTTAAACTCTCCTGTTCAGACACATTCTTGGTGGAGGCCTTGGGTTACACCTGCAGTTCTGTGGTGAttctcagttctttccttctcacAATGAGCTCCTATGGCAACATCGTGGTCACAATAATCAGGCTGTCTTCCCGGGAAGCAAGGAAGAAAACATTCTCAACTTGTGCCTCCCATCTCACAGTAGTGACCATCTACTATGGCACCATAATCTTTGCCTATGTCCGACCTCCAGCTAAGTACAACTTCACAATTGGCAAAGTAGTCTCAGTGTTCTACTGCGTGATCACCCCTTTAGTTAACCCTCTCATATATACCCTGAGAAACAAAGATGTGATGAAAGCTTTCCAGAAATTTCTATCCCAAAAGAAGTTTTTAATGGGCAAAAACATGCATGGACTTtga